The Nocardioides sp. cx-173 genome segment CCTTGAGGTGGTAGACCGAGCGCAGGCGGAAGAGGTCCAGGACCTGCTGCTCGTCGGCCTCGGTCTGCACGAAGCGTGCGAGCGAGCGGCCGTCGTGCCCGCCGATGAAGGCGAAGAAGTCGTCGGCGAAGTCGTCGCGAGGCTCGTGCGGGCTCGTGTAGGACTCCCAGCGCGACCGCAGCCGGGCCTCGAGGTCCACCTCGAGCCCACGCCGTACGGCGAGCAGGTCGGGGTCCCACTCCGCGGTCTCGTCGACGTCGTCGAAGCCGCGGTAGGCGAGCTCGTACAGGGCCCACAGCGTGATGGCGGCGTCCTCGGGCCCGTCGGCCTCCGGGTGCGTCCGGGCCACGGGCTCGGCGGGGATGGCGCGCATCGACTCGAACACCGCCGCGCTCAGCGGACCGCGCGGCTTGGGAAGCATCATGCCCGCTCAGTACCCGCCCGGGAGGGGCCCGAAAACCCACGAACACATGGCGTCCGCCACCCCTCGGGGTGATTTCACCCAAGCACCCCTTGGGGTGGACGAGGGCTCGGCGCAGCCGACCTAGCGTCGCAAGGGATGAGGAACGAGCCTCATCTCGGGAAGGAGGCGCCTGATGCCAGCTGCACCCACCACCCGGCGCGGACCCCGGCGCCTCGACGGCGACCGTGGGCTCACCAGGGCCGAGCGCAGCGAGCGCACCGCGGCGCTGCTGGCGGCCGCCGCCGAGTCCACCGACCCCGTCGAGACCCGTGCTCTGCTCGACGAGGTGATCGTGATCAACCGCGGGGTCGCTGAGTCCGTGGCCTCGCGCTACTACGACCGCGGTGTCGACCGGGAGGACCTGCGGCAGGTCGCCTATGAGGGGCTGACCAAGGCCGTACGCCGCTTCGACCCCCACACCCGCAACGACCTGCTCACCTTCGCGGTCCCCACCATCCGCGGCGAGCTGCTGCGCTACTTCCGCGACCGGGGCTGGACCGTCCGACCGCCACGGCGCGTCCAGGAGCTCCAGTGGCGCGTCAACCAGGCCATCGAGTCGCTCGAGGGCGAGCTCGGCCGC includes the following:
- a CDS encoding sigma-70 family RNA polymerase sigma factor, with the protein product MPAAPTTRRGPRRLDGDRGLTRAERSERTAALLAAAAESTDPVETRALLDEVIVINRGVAESVASRYYDRGVDREDLRQVAYEGLTKAVRRFDPHTRNDLLTFAVPTIRGELLRYFRDRGWTVRPPRRVQELQWRVNQAIESLEGELGRTPTSREIVERLDITEEEYREALEAFGSFQPASLDQPVTADSATSIGDLLPATDREISASEARLTLAPVVRRLSERDRRVLHLRFFDDLTQEEIGRDLGVTQMQVSRLLSRILGTLRHEIGDELSPPARRASA